A part of Streptomyces sp. DSM 40750 genomic DNA contains:
- a CDS encoding DUF4232 domain-containing protein — protein MRSRLLARSARLALAAVAAVTLTATAATTATADSGKDVGQACGTNDLTFKVSEKTQAGGYLLVTAKALPGITCYLEGVFPSGSFGSAADTELSPAEDSVSETIKLSGSTAAYAGINPKTTNNNNGRQFEAIHLSVAGDEDNFVTLRLPRMVTVDQPIATNWHANPADAVPFSG, from the coding sequence ATGCGTTCGCGTCTTCTGGCCCGCTCCGCCCGCCTCGCCCTGGCCGCAGTCGCGGCGGTGACCCTCACCGCCACCGCGGCCACGACAGCCACCGCGGACAGCGGCAAGGACGTCGGACAGGCCTGCGGCACCAACGACCTGACCTTCAAGGTCAGCGAGAAGACGCAGGCGGGCGGCTACCTCCTCGTCACCGCCAAGGCCCTGCCCGGCATCACCTGCTACCTGGAGGGCGTCTTCCCCTCCGGGTCCTTCGGATCCGCCGCCGACACCGAGCTCTCGCCCGCCGAGGACAGCGTCAGCGAAACCATCAAGCTCTCCGGCTCCACCGCCGCCTACGCCGGCATCAACCCCAAGACCACGAACAACAACAACGGCAGGCAGTTCGAGGCGATCCACCTCTCCGTCGCGGGCGACGAGGACAACTTCGTCACCCTCCGCCTCCCCCGCATGGTCACGGTCGACCAGCCCATCGCCACCAACTGGCACGCGAACCCCGCCGACGCCGTCCCCTTCTCCGGCTGA